One Tamandua tetradactyla isolate mTamTet1 chromosome 19, mTamTet1.pri, whole genome shotgun sequence genomic region harbors:
- the DGKQ gene encoding diacylglycerol kinase theta isoform X3 — protein MAAAESGARAWLGGGSPRPGSPASSPALGSGGRTRPGRAETAERVGARPPAAPAPGHSFRKATLTKPTFCHLCSDFIWGLAGFLCDVCNFMSHEKCVKLVRTPCACVAPSLVLVPVAHCFGPPGLYKRRFCNVCRKGLEGPALRCEVCELHVHPGCVPFACSDCRQCHQDGPQDPDTYHHHWREGGLSSGARCEVCGKTCGSSDVLVGLRCEWCGVQVHSVCRAALAPGCTSGRLRGMVLPPACVLLSSGSFSKKHCFRIPEPARPEPGEGEHGAHRGEVAGPGRDAPSAPESNKLTLSVFDGDDAVRRNHPRLVTVPRQSGSEEVLEAALRAFYISEDPRGFELQPLPPPPPSAQGWAAEERGRGPGSREPEAWLLRALPRAHEVLSIYPGWLKVGVACVSIRLTPQSTVGSVMLEVLPLLGRQAEGPENFQLVEVLMGSRQVQRTVLEDERLLLARLHDIRQTSVRQVSQTRFYVEERRPDTPHVSLFLSGLPPGLQPHEYSNLLRGAMATKADVVSVSHIYASQGAVVLDVSCFMEAQRLYMLARDTVVQGRLLTALVLPVVLPTKLPPDCCPLLVFVNPKSGGLKGRDLLCSFRKLLNPHQVFELTNGGPLPGFHVFSQVPRFRVLVCGGDGTVSWVLAVLEEMRHRLACPAPSVAILPLGTGNDLGRVLRWGAGYNGEDPFSVLMSVDEADSVLMDRWTILLDAHAVGGAENGLADVDPPKVVQMSNYCGIGIDAELSLDFHQAREEEPGRFTSRLRNKGVYVRVGLQKMSLSRGLHRELRLQVEQQEVELPSLEGLIFINIPSWGSGADLWGSDNDARFEKPRMDDGLLEVVGVTGVVHMVHMLRKSKQKPRKAGGGPREAPVDVTSALEGSAK, from the exons ATGGCGGCGGCCGAGTCCGGGGCCCGCGCCTGGCTCGGCGGCGGCTCCCCGCGCCCGGGCAGCCCGGCCTCCAGCCCCGCGCTGGGCAGCGGGGGCCGCACTCGGCCGGGGCGGGCCGAGACGGCCGAGCGGGTGGGCGCCAGGCCCCCGGCCGCCCCCGCGCCGGGCCACAGCTTCCGGAAGGCGACGCTCACCAAGCCCACCTTCTGCCACCTCTGCTCCGACTTCATCTGGGGGCTGGCGGGCTTCCTGTGCGACG TCTGCAACTTTATGTCGCACGAGAAGTGTGTGAAGCTGGTGAGGACGCCCTGCGCCTGCGTGGCCCCCAGCCTGGTCCTG GTCCCCGTGGCGCACTGCTTCGGGCCTCCCGGGCTGTACAAGCGCAGGTTCTGCAACGTGTGCCGCAAAGGCCTGGAGGGGCCCGCCCTCCGCTGTGAAG TGTGCGAGCTGCATGTTCACCCCGGCTGCGTGCCCTTCGCCTGCAGCGACTGCCGCCAGTGTCACCAGGACGGGCCGCAGGACCCT GATACCTACCACCACCACTGGCGAGAGGGCGGCCTGTCGTCCGGCGCCCGCTGCGAGGTCTGCGGGAAGACGTGCGGCTCCTCCGACGTGCTGGTCGGCCTGCGCTGCGAGTGGTGTGGCGTCCAG GTCCACTCGGTCTGCCGTGCGGCACTCGCTCCCGGGTGCACGTCGGGGCGGCTGCGCGGGATGGTGCTGCCGCCCGCCTGCGTGCTCCTCTcgtctggcagcttcagcaagaAGCACTGCTTCCGTATCCCTGAGCCCGCCAGGCCGGAGCCGG GCGAGGGGGAGCATGGAGCGCACCGAGGCGAGGTGGCTGGCCCAGGCAGAGACGCGCCGTCGGCTCCGGAGTCCA ATAAGCTGACCCTGAGCGTGTTTGACGGCGACGACGCCGTGCGGCGGAACCACCCGCGCCTCGTCACCGTCCCGCGCCAGTCCGGGAGTGAGGAGGTGCTG GAGGCGGCCCTGCGCGCCTTCTACATCAGCGAGGACCCCCGCGGCTTCGAGCTGCAGCCGTTGCCCCCTCCCCCGCCCAGCGCCCAGGGCTGGGCCGCCGAAGAGCGCGGCAGGGGCCCTGGGTCCCGGGAGCCCGAGGCCTGGCTACTCCGCGCTCTGCCCCGCGCGCACGAGGTCCTGAGCATCTAccctggctggctgaa GGTGGGCGTGGCCTGCGTGTCCATCCGGCTGACCCCGCAGAGCACGGTGGGCTCGGTGATGCTGGAGGTGCTCCCGCTGCTTGGACGCCAG GCCGAGGGTCCAGAGAACTTCCAACTGGTAGAGGTGCTGATGGGCAGCAGGCAAG TCCAGCGGACAGTATTGGAGGACGAGAGGCTTCTCCTGGCCCGGCTCCATGACATCCGGCAG ACATCCGTGCGTCAGGTGAGCCAGACGCGGTTCTACGTAGAGGAGCGCCGGCCCGACACGCCCCACGTCTCCCTGTTCCTGAGTGGCCTACCTCCTGGCCTGCAACCCCACGAGTACAGCAACCTGCTGCGGGGGGCCATGGCTACCAAAG CCGACGTAGTGTCCGTGAGTCATATCTACGCCTCACAAG GGGCTGTCGTGCTGGACGTGAGCTGCTTCATGGAGGCCCAGCGGCTCTACATGCTAGCCAGGGACACGGTTGTGCAGGGGCGGCTGCTCACGGCCCTGGTGCTGCCTGTCGTGCTG CCCACAAAGCTGCCCCCCGACTGCTGCCCCCTCCTCGTGTTTGTGAACCCCAAGAGCGGAGGCCTCAAGGGTCGTGACCTGCTGTGCAGTTTCCGAAAGCTGCTTAACCCTCACCAGGTCTTCGAGCTGACCAACGGCGGTCCCCTCCCAGG GTTCCACGTGTTCTCGCAGGTGCCCCGCTTCCGTGTGCTGGTGTGTGGCGGCGACGGCACCGTTAGCTGGGTGCTGGCCGTGCTGGAGGAGATGCGGCACCGCCTGGCCTGCCCTGCGCCTTCTGTGGCCATCCTGCCGCTGGGCACAG GGAACGACCTGGGCCGTGTCCTTCGCTGGGGCGCGGGCTACAATGGGGAAGACCCCTTCTCCGTGCTGATGTCCGTGGACGAGGCCGACTCGGTGCTCATGGACCGCTGGACCATCCTGCTGGACGCTCACGCCGTGGGTGGCGCAGAGAACGGCCTGGCAGACGTGGATCCCCCCAAG GTCGTGCAGATGAGCAACTACTGCGGCATCGGCATCGACGCGGAGCTCAGCCTGGACTTCCACCAGGCGCGGGAGGAGGAGCCCGGCAGGTTCACCAGCAG GCTGCGCAACAAGGGCGTGTACGTGCGGGTCGGGCTGCAGAAGATGAGCCTGTCGCGCGGCCTGCACCGGGAGCTGCGGCTGCAGGTGGAGCAGCAGGAGGTGGAGCTGCCCAGCCTCGAGGGGCTCATCTTCATCAACATCCCCAG CTGGGGCTCGGGGGCTGACCTGTGGGGCTCTGACAACGATGCAAGGTTCGAGAAGCCGCGCATGGATGATGGGCTGCTGGAGGTGGTGGGCGTGACCGGAGTTGTGCACATG GTCCACATGCTGAGGAAGTCCAAGCAGAAGCCCAGGAAGGCTGGGGGCGGCCCCAGGGAGGCCCCTGTGGATGTGACCTCTGCCCTGGAGGGCAGTGCCAAGTAG
- the DGKQ gene encoding diacylglycerol kinase theta isoform X1 — protein MAAAESGARAWLGGGSPRPGSPASSPALGSGGRTRPGRAETAERVGARPPAAPAPGHSFRKATLTKPTFCHLCSDFIWGLAGFLCDVCNFMSHEKCVKLVRTPCACVAPSLVLVPVAHCFGPPGLYKRRFCNVCRKGLEGPALRCEVCELHVHPGCVPFACSDCRQCHQDGPQDPDTYHHHWREGGLSSGARCEVCGKTCGSSDVLVGLRCEWCGVQVHSVCRAALAPGCTSGRLRGMVLPPACVLLSSGSFSKKHCFRIPEPARPEPGEGEHGAHRGEVAGPGRDAPSAPESNKLTLSVFDGDDAVRRNHPRLVTVPRQSGSEEVLEAALRAFYISEDPRGFELQPLPPPPPSAQGWAAEERGRGPGSREPEAWLLRALPRAHEVLSIYPGWLKVGVACVSIRLTPQSTVGSVMLEVLPLLGRQAEGPENFQLVEVLMGSRQVQRTVLEDERLLLARLHDIRQTSVRQVSQTRFYVEERRPDTPHVSLFLSGLPPGLQPHEYSNLLRGAMATKADVVSVSHIYASQGAVVLDVSCFMEAQRLYMLARDTVVQGRLLTALVLPVVLPTKLPPDCCPLLVFVNPKSGGLKGRDLLCSFRKLLNPHQVFELTNGGPLPGFHVFSQVPRFRVLVCGGDGTVSWVLAVLEEMRHRLACPAPSVAILPLGTGNDLGRVLRWGAGYNGEDPFSVLMSVDEADSVLMDRWTILLDAHAVGGAENGLADVDPPKVGWAPGTPSAPLGHSFRLRGTGTPLPPADGALGRGPPGSRGHDRLAQVVQMSNYCGIGIDAELSLDFHQAREEEPGRFTSRLRNKGVYVRVGLQKMSLSRGLHRELRLQVEQQEVELPSLEGLIFINIPSWGSGADLWGSDNDARFEKPRMDDGLLEVVGVTGVVHMGQVQGGLRSGIRIAQGSYFRVTLLKATPVQVDGEPWVQAPGHMIISAAGPKVHMLRKSKQKPRKAGGGPREAPVDVTSALEGSAK, from the exons ATGGCGGCGGCCGAGTCCGGGGCCCGCGCCTGGCTCGGCGGCGGCTCCCCGCGCCCGGGCAGCCCGGCCTCCAGCCCCGCGCTGGGCAGCGGGGGCCGCACTCGGCCGGGGCGGGCCGAGACGGCCGAGCGGGTGGGCGCCAGGCCCCCGGCCGCCCCCGCGCCGGGCCACAGCTTCCGGAAGGCGACGCTCACCAAGCCCACCTTCTGCCACCTCTGCTCCGACTTCATCTGGGGGCTGGCGGGCTTCCTGTGCGACG TCTGCAACTTTATGTCGCACGAGAAGTGTGTGAAGCTGGTGAGGACGCCCTGCGCCTGCGTGGCCCCCAGCCTGGTCCTG GTCCCCGTGGCGCACTGCTTCGGGCCTCCCGGGCTGTACAAGCGCAGGTTCTGCAACGTGTGCCGCAAAGGCCTGGAGGGGCCCGCCCTCCGCTGTGAAG TGTGCGAGCTGCATGTTCACCCCGGCTGCGTGCCCTTCGCCTGCAGCGACTGCCGCCAGTGTCACCAGGACGGGCCGCAGGACCCT GATACCTACCACCACCACTGGCGAGAGGGCGGCCTGTCGTCCGGCGCCCGCTGCGAGGTCTGCGGGAAGACGTGCGGCTCCTCCGACGTGCTGGTCGGCCTGCGCTGCGAGTGGTGTGGCGTCCAG GTCCACTCGGTCTGCCGTGCGGCACTCGCTCCCGGGTGCACGTCGGGGCGGCTGCGCGGGATGGTGCTGCCGCCCGCCTGCGTGCTCCTCTcgtctggcagcttcagcaagaAGCACTGCTTCCGTATCCCTGAGCCCGCCAGGCCGGAGCCGG GCGAGGGGGAGCATGGAGCGCACCGAGGCGAGGTGGCTGGCCCAGGCAGAGACGCGCCGTCGGCTCCGGAGTCCA ATAAGCTGACCCTGAGCGTGTTTGACGGCGACGACGCCGTGCGGCGGAACCACCCGCGCCTCGTCACCGTCCCGCGCCAGTCCGGGAGTGAGGAGGTGCTG GAGGCGGCCCTGCGCGCCTTCTACATCAGCGAGGACCCCCGCGGCTTCGAGCTGCAGCCGTTGCCCCCTCCCCCGCCCAGCGCCCAGGGCTGGGCCGCCGAAGAGCGCGGCAGGGGCCCTGGGTCCCGGGAGCCCGAGGCCTGGCTACTCCGCGCTCTGCCCCGCGCGCACGAGGTCCTGAGCATCTAccctggctggctgaa GGTGGGCGTGGCCTGCGTGTCCATCCGGCTGACCCCGCAGAGCACGGTGGGCTCGGTGATGCTGGAGGTGCTCCCGCTGCTTGGACGCCAG GCCGAGGGTCCAGAGAACTTCCAACTGGTAGAGGTGCTGATGGGCAGCAGGCAAG TCCAGCGGACAGTATTGGAGGACGAGAGGCTTCTCCTGGCCCGGCTCCATGACATCCGGCAG ACATCCGTGCGTCAGGTGAGCCAGACGCGGTTCTACGTAGAGGAGCGCCGGCCCGACACGCCCCACGTCTCCCTGTTCCTGAGTGGCCTACCTCCTGGCCTGCAACCCCACGAGTACAGCAACCTGCTGCGGGGGGCCATGGCTACCAAAG CCGACGTAGTGTCCGTGAGTCATATCTACGCCTCACAAG GGGCTGTCGTGCTGGACGTGAGCTGCTTCATGGAGGCCCAGCGGCTCTACATGCTAGCCAGGGACACGGTTGTGCAGGGGCGGCTGCTCACGGCCCTGGTGCTGCCTGTCGTGCTG CCCACAAAGCTGCCCCCCGACTGCTGCCCCCTCCTCGTGTTTGTGAACCCCAAGAGCGGAGGCCTCAAGGGTCGTGACCTGCTGTGCAGTTTCCGAAAGCTGCTTAACCCTCACCAGGTCTTCGAGCTGACCAACGGCGGTCCCCTCCCAGG GTTCCACGTGTTCTCGCAGGTGCCCCGCTTCCGTGTGCTGGTGTGTGGCGGCGACGGCACCGTTAGCTGGGTGCTGGCCGTGCTGGAGGAGATGCGGCACCGCCTGGCCTGCCCTGCGCCTTCTGTGGCCATCCTGCCGCTGGGCACAG GGAACGACCTGGGCCGTGTCCTTCGCTGGGGCGCGGGCTACAATGGGGAAGACCCCTTCTCCGTGCTGATGTCCGTGGACGAGGCCGACTCGGTGCTCATGGACCGCTGGACCATCCTGCTGGACGCTCACGCCGTGGGTGGCGCAGAGAACGGCCTGGCAGACGTGGATCCCCCCAAGGTAGGGTGGGCCCCAGGCACCCCCAGTGCGCCTCTCGGCCACAGCTTCAGGCTGCGCGGCACTGGGACACCCCTCCCCCCCGCTGATGGGGCGCTGGGGCGCGGCCCCCCCGGTTCGCGTGGCCATGACCGCCTGGCGCAGGTCGTGCAGATGAGCAACTACTGCGGCATCGGCATCGACGCGGAGCTCAGCCTGGACTTCCACCAGGCGCGGGAGGAGGAGCCCGGCAGGTTCACCAGCAG GCTGCGCAACAAGGGCGTGTACGTGCGGGTCGGGCTGCAGAAGATGAGCCTGTCGCGCGGCCTGCACCGGGAGCTGCGGCTGCAGGTGGAGCAGCAGGAGGTGGAGCTGCCCAGCCTCGAGGGGCTCATCTTCATCAACATCCCCAG CTGGGGCTCGGGGGCTGACCTGTGGGGCTCTGACAACGATGCAAGGTTCGAGAAGCCGCGCATGGATGATGGGCTGCTGGAGGTGGTGGGCGTGACCGGAGTTGTGCACATG GGTCAGGTCCAGGGAGGCCTGCGCTCCGGCATCCGCATTGCCCAGGGCTCTTACTTCCGTGTCACACTCCTCAAGGCCACACCTGTACAGGTGGACGGAGAGCCATGGGTCCAGGCCCCAGGGCACATGATCATCTCGGCTGCGGGGCCAAAA GTCCACATGCTGAGGAAGTCCAAGCAGAAGCCCAGGAAGGCTGGGGGCGGCCCCAGGGAGGCCCCTGTGGATGTGACCTCTGCCCTGGAGGGCAGTGCCAAGTAG
- the DGKQ gene encoding diacylglycerol kinase theta isoform X2, translating to MAAAESGARAWLGGGSPRPGSPASSPALGSGGRTRPGRAETAERVGARPPAAPAPGHSFRKATLTKPTFCHLCSDFIWGLAGFLCDVCNFMSHEKCVKLVRTPCACVAPSLVLVPVAHCFGPPGLYKRRFCNVCRKGLEGPALRCEVCELHVHPGCVPFACSDCRQCHQDGPQDPDTYHHHWREGGLSSGARCEVCGKTCGSSDVLVGLRCEWCGVQVHSVCRAALAPGCTSGRLRGMVLPPACVLLSSGSFSKKHCFRIPEPARPEPGEGEHGAHRGEVAGPGRDAPSAPESNKLTLSVFDGDDAVRRNHPRLVTVPRQSGSEEVLEAALRAFYISEDPRGFELQPLPPPPPSAQGWAAEERGRGPGSREPEAWLLRALPRAHEVLSIYPGWLKVGVACVSIRLTPQSTVGSVMLEVLPLLGRQAEGPENFQLVEVLMGSRQVQRTVLEDERLLLARLHDIRQTSVRQVSQTRFYVEERRPDTPHVSLFLSGLPPGLQPHEYSNLLRGAMATKADVVSVSHIYASQGAVVLDVSCFMEAQRLYMLARDTVVQGRLLTALVLPVVLPTKLPPDCCPLLVFVNPKSGGLKGRDLLCSFRKLLNPHQVFELTNGGPLPGFHVFSQVPRFRVLVCGGDGTVSWVLAVLEEMRHRLACPAPSVAILPLGTGNDLGRVLRWGAGYNGEDPFSVLMSVDEADSVLMDRWTILLDAHAVGGAENGLADVDPPKVVQMSNYCGIGIDAELSLDFHQAREEEPGRFTSRLRNKGVYVRVGLQKMSLSRGLHRELRLQVEQQEVELPSLEGLIFINIPSWGSGADLWGSDNDARFEKPRMDDGLLEVVGVTGVVHMGQVQGGLRSGIRIAQGSYFRVTLLKATPVQVDGEPWVQAPGHMIISAAGPKVHMLRKSKQKPRKAGGGPREAPVDVTSALEGSAK from the exons ATGGCGGCGGCCGAGTCCGGGGCCCGCGCCTGGCTCGGCGGCGGCTCCCCGCGCCCGGGCAGCCCGGCCTCCAGCCCCGCGCTGGGCAGCGGGGGCCGCACTCGGCCGGGGCGGGCCGAGACGGCCGAGCGGGTGGGCGCCAGGCCCCCGGCCGCCCCCGCGCCGGGCCACAGCTTCCGGAAGGCGACGCTCACCAAGCCCACCTTCTGCCACCTCTGCTCCGACTTCATCTGGGGGCTGGCGGGCTTCCTGTGCGACG TCTGCAACTTTATGTCGCACGAGAAGTGTGTGAAGCTGGTGAGGACGCCCTGCGCCTGCGTGGCCCCCAGCCTGGTCCTG GTCCCCGTGGCGCACTGCTTCGGGCCTCCCGGGCTGTACAAGCGCAGGTTCTGCAACGTGTGCCGCAAAGGCCTGGAGGGGCCCGCCCTCCGCTGTGAAG TGTGCGAGCTGCATGTTCACCCCGGCTGCGTGCCCTTCGCCTGCAGCGACTGCCGCCAGTGTCACCAGGACGGGCCGCAGGACCCT GATACCTACCACCACCACTGGCGAGAGGGCGGCCTGTCGTCCGGCGCCCGCTGCGAGGTCTGCGGGAAGACGTGCGGCTCCTCCGACGTGCTGGTCGGCCTGCGCTGCGAGTGGTGTGGCGTCCAG GTCCACTCGGTCTGCCGTGCGGCACTCGCTCCCGGGTGCACGTCGGGGCGGCTGCGCGGGATGGTGCTGCCGCCCGCCTGCGTGCTCCTCTcgtctggcagcttcagcaagaAGCACTGCTTCCGTATCCCTGAGCCCGCCAGGCCGGAGCCGG GCGAGGGGGAGCATGGAGCGCACCGAGGCGAGGTGGCTGGCCCAGGCAGAGACGCGCCGTCGGCTCCGGAGTCCA ATAAGCTGACCCTGAGCGTGTTTGACGGCGACGACGCCGTGCGGCGGAACCACCCGCGCCTCGTCACCGTCCCGCGCCAGTCCGGGAGTGAGGAGGTGCTG GAGGCGGCCCTGCGCGCCTTCTACATCAGCGAGGACCCCCGCGGCTTCGAGCTGCAGCCGTTGCCCCCTCCCCCGCCCAGCGCCCAGGGCTGGGCCGCCGAAGAGCGCGGCAGGGGCCCTGGGTCCCGGGAGCCCGAGGCCTGGCTACTCCGCGCTCTGCCCCGCGCGCACGAGGTCCTGAGCATCTAccctggctggctgaa GGTGGGCGTGGCCTGCGTGTCCATCCGGCTGACCCCGCAGAGCACGGTGGGCTCGGTGATGCTGGAGGTGCTCCCGCTGCTTGGACGCCAG GCCGAGGGTCCAGAGAACTTCCAACTGGTAGAGGTGCTGATGGGCAGCAGGCAAG TCCAGCGGACAGTATTGGAGGACGAGAGGCTTCTCCTGGCCCGGCTCCATGACATCCGGCAG ACATCCGTGCGTCAGGTGAGCCAGACGCGGTTCTACGTAGAGGAGCGCCGGCCCGACACGCCCCACGTCTCCCTGTTCCTGAGTGGCCTACCTCCTGGCCTGCAACCCCACGAGTACAGCAACCTGCTGCGGGGGGCCATGGCTACCAAAG CCGACGTAGTGTCCGTGAGTCATATCTACGCCTCACAAG GGGCTGTCGTGCTGGACGTGAGCTGCTTCATGGAGGCCCAGCGGCTCTACATGCTAGCCAGGGACACGGTTGTGCAGGGGCGGCTGCTCACGGCCCTGGTGCTGCCTGTCGTGCTG CCCACAAAGCTGCCCCCCGACTGCTGCCCCCTCCTCGTGTTTGTGAACCCCAAGAGCGGAGGCCTCAAGGGTCGTGACCTGCTGTGCAGTTTCCGAAAGCTGCTTAACCCTCACCAGGTCTTCGAGCTGACCAACGGCGGTCCCCTCCCAGG GTTCCACGTGTTCTCGCAGGTGCCCCGCTTCCGTGTGCTGGTGTGTGGCGGCGACGGCACCGTTAGCTGGGTGCTGGCCGTGCTGGAGGAGATGCGGCACCGCCTGGCCTGCCCTGCGCCTTCTGTGGCCATCCTGCCGCTGGGCACAG GGAACGACCTGGGCCGTGTCCTTCGCTGGGGCGCGGGCTACAATGGGGAAGACCCCTTCTCCGTGCTGATGTCCGTGGACGAGGCCGACTCGGTGCTCATGGACCGCTGGACCATCCTGCTGGACGCTCACGCCGTGGGTGGCGCAGAGAACGGCCTGGCAGACGTGGATCCCCCCAAG GTCGTGCAGATGAGCAACTACTGCGGCATCGGCATCGACGCGGAGCTCAGCCTGGACTTCCACCAGGCGCGGGAGGAGGAGCCCGGCAGGTTCACCAGCAG GCTGCGCAACAAGGGCGTGTACGTGCGGGTCGGGCTGCAGAAGATGAGCCTGTCGCGCGGCCTGCACCGGGAGCTGCGGCTGCAGGTGGAGCAGCAGGAGGTGGAGCTGCCCAGCCTCGAGGGGCTCATCTTCATCAACATCCCCAG CTGGGGCTCGGGGGCTGACCTGTGGGGCTCTGACAACGATGCAAGGTTCGAGAAGCCGCGCATGGATGATGGGCTGCTGGAGGTGGTGGGCGTGACCGGAGTTGTGCACATG GGTCAGGTCCAGGGAGGCCTGCGCTCCGGCATCCGCATTGCCCAGGGCTCTTACTTCCGTGTCACACTCCTCAAGGCCACACCTGTACAGGTGGACGGAGAGCCATGGGTCCAGGCCCCAGGGCACATGATCATCTCGGCTGCGGGGCCAAAA GTCCACATGCTGAGGAAGTCCAAGCAGAAGCCCAGGAAGGCTGGGGGCGGCCCCAGGGAGGCCCCTGTGGATGTGACCTCTGCCCTGGAGGGCAGTGCCAAGTAG